In Candidatus Roseilinea sp., one DNA window encodes the following:
- the murI gene encoding glutamate racemase, with the protein MIGIFDSGIGGLSVWREIVRLIPNAPTIYLADQAHIPYGGRSPSEVCALTLRAAGWLIERGCRVVVIACNTASAAALEALRATFPATPFVGMEPAIKPAALHTRTGVVGVLATPTTLRSARYASLVSRWGRALRVIAQPCPGWVEAVERLSVCAAAEDALNRLVGDCVTPLLVQNADALVLGCTHFPFLRPWIEQAISAWQSAHPGAHAVTVFDPAPAVARRARQVWLELTLSADGTPAREFWTTGSADRFAQVASVLLGHPIPARSLTL; encoded by the coding sequence GTGATCGGCATCTTCGACTCCGGCATCGGTGGATTATCGGTATGGCGGGAGATCGTCCGGCTCATCCCCAACGCTCCCACCATCTATCTCGCCGATCAGGCGCACATCCCATACGGCGGACGCTCACCCAGTGAGGTGTGCGCGCTCACCCTGCGCGCCGCCGGCTGGCTCATCGAACGCGGCTGTCGCGTCGTGGTCATTGCATGCAACACGGCTTCGGCCGCCGCGCTCGAGGCGCTGCGCGCGACCTTCCCGGCGACGCCGTTCGTCGGCATGGAGCCGGCCATCAAGCCGGCGGCGCTGCACACGCGAACGGGCGTGGTCGGCGTGTTGGCGACGCCGACCACGCTGCGGAGCGCGCGCTACGCCAGCCTGGTTTCGCGCTGGGGGCGCGCCCTGCGCGTGATCGCACAGCCTTGTCCGGGTTGGGTGGAAGCCGTAGAACGGCTGTCGGTCTGCGCAGCCGCAGAGGATGCCCTCAATCGTCTGGTCGGCGACTGCGTCACCCCCTTGCTGGTGCAGAACGCCGACGCGCTCGTGCTTGGATGCACACACTTCCCCTTTCTCCGGCCGTGGATCGAGCAGGCGATCAGCGCGTGGCAGTCAGCGCATCCGGGCGCGCACGCTGTGACAGTCTTTGACCCGGCCCCGGCCGTCGCCCGCCGCGCGCGGCAGGTGTGGCTCGAACTCACTTTATCTGCCGACGGAACGCCGGCGCGTGAATTCTGGACCACCGGATCCGCCGACCGATTTGCGCAGGTTGCGTCGGTGCTGCTGGGCCACCCCATACCGGCGCGATCGCTGACTCTCTAA
- the ppiB gene encoding peptidyl-prolyl cis-trans isomerase, which yields MAKQYKSPPPVVIIPGKKYIARLKTGKGDIVIELFADKVPNTVNNFVFLAREGYYDGTTFHRVIKDFMIQGGDPTGTGRGGPGYQFKDEFHPSLKHDGPGILSMANAGPNTNGSQFFITHVATPWLDGKHAVFGKVIEGMDVVNAIPERDPSRARQPGEALIRVEIIEE from the coding sequence ATGGCAAAGCAATACAAGTCCCCGCCCCCTGTGGTCATTATCCCGGGCAAAAAGTACATCGCCCGACTCAAAACCGGCAAGGGCGACATCGTGATCGAGTTGTTCGCCGACAAAGTCCCCAATACCGTCAACAACTTCGTTTTCCTCGCGCGCGAGGGTTACTACGACGGCACCACCTTTCATCGCGTCATCAAGGACTTCATGATCCAGGGTGGCGACCCCACCGGCACCGGACGCGGCGGTCCCGGCTACCAGTTCAAAGACGAGTTCCATCCCTCGCTCAAGCATGACGGGCCGGGCATTTTGTCCATGGCCAATGCCGGCCCGAACACCAACGGCTCGCAATTCTTCATCACGCACGTCGCCACGCCGTGGCTGGACGGCAAGCACGCCGTCTTCGGCAAGGTGATCGAGGGCATGGACGTGGTCAATGCTATCCCTGAGCGCGACCCTAGCCGCGCCCGCCAACCCGGCGAGGCCCTGATCCGCGTGGAGATCATCGAGGAGTGA
- a CDS encoding iron ABC transporter substrate-binding protein, protein MRKTNASVLMMTIALMLAACAMPQTGAMPTAVQQAKEAAATAAPTIQAAATQVSEAVATAMPKAQEAMDMAALIAAAQAEGELNVIALPHDWCNYGEMIETFKQKYGLKVNEITPDAGSAEELEAVKANKDNKGPQAPDVLDIGPAFAVQAVEEDLVAPYKVSTWDTIPDNLKHPDGLWTGNYYGVMAMQVNVDAVPAVPQDFADLLKPEYKGMVSINDPRIGNSQAQAVFNAALAMGGSPDDSSKGLEFFAQLNAIGNFLPSWNQQTFGRGETPIVFDWDYNALAQRDANKDSINIEVVIPKSAQLAGHYATAISKYAPHPNAAKLWMEHVFSDEGSLIWIKGYCHPTRYNDLVARKVIPEDLAAKLPSDELYAKATFPTLEQLNKHKQLLAENWDKVTKIEFRKLQ, encoded by the coding sequence ATGAGAAAGACGAATGCATCTGTGTTGATGATGACGATTGCGCTCATGTTGGCAGCGTGTGCCATGCCGCAGACCGGTGCCATGCCCACGGCCGTGCAGCAGGCGAAGGAAGCTGCGGCGACCGCTGCGCCGACCATCCAGGCTGCCGCGACTCAAGTGAGCGAGGCTGTAGCGACTGCTATGCCCAAAGCACAGGAGGCGATGGACATGGCAGCGCTGATCGCTGCGGCGCAGGCCGAAGGTGAGCTGAACGTCATCGCCCTGCCGCACGACTGGTGCAACTACGGCGAGATGATCGAAACCTTCAAGCAGAAGTATGGCCTGAAGGTCAACGAGATCACGCCCGACGCCGGCTCGGCAGAGGAGCTGGAGGCAGTGAAGGCCAACAAGGACAACAAAGGCCCGCAAGCGCCCGACGTGCTTGACATCGGCCCGGCCTTCGCCGTGCAGGCGGTCGAGGAAGACCTCGTCGCGCCCTACAAGGTCTCGACCTGGGACACCATCCCCGATAACCTGAAGCACCCCGACGGCCTGTGGACCGGCAACTACTACGGCGTGATGGCGATGCAGGTGAACGTGGATGCCGTCCCCGCCGTGCCGCAGGACTTCGCCGATCTGCTCAAGCCGGAGTACAAGGGCATGGTCTCGATCAACGACCCGCGCATCGGCAACTCGCAGGCCCAGGCCGTGTTCAACGCCGCATTGGCCATGGGCGGCTCACCTGACGACTCGTCGAAAGGCCTGGAGTTCTTCGCGCAGCTCAATGCTATCGGCAACTTCCTGCCGTCGTGGAACCAGCAAACCTTCGGCCGTGGCGAGACGCCGATTGTCTTCGACTGGGACTACAACGCGCTGGCCCAACGCGACGCCAACAAGGACAGCATCAACATCGAGGTGGTCATCCCTAAGTCGGCGCAACTCGCTGGCCACTATGCCACCGCCATCAGCAAGTATGCGCCGCATCCTAACGCTGCTAAGCTGTGGATGGAGCACGTCTTCTCCGATGAAGGCTCGCTGATCTGGATCAAGGGCTATTGCCATCCGACGCGCTACAACGACTTGGTGGCGCGCAAGGTGATCCCCGAAGACCTGGCTGCCAAGCTGCCGTCGGACGAACTGTATGCGAAAGCCACCTTCCCCACACTGGAGCAGTTGAACAAGCACAAGCAACTGCTGGCCGAAAACTGGGACAAGGTGACCAAGATCGAGTTCCGCAAGCTCCAGTGA
- a CDS encoding ABC transporter, with the protein MDTTIAAPRTKPAGPPVSWAWLGTLPFFLFVFAFLLLPSLTIMAGAFRNPNGNFTLDNIAGLFQPLILESYRTSIELSVVTAVVGASLGALLAYAITWGGLSGRIRSGVITFSSVAANFGGIPLAFAFITLLGRTGALPVFLRNVFGIDLYAAGFSIYTVQGLILAYLYFQFPLMLLIMVPAFDGLKREWLEAATNLGGTPFDFWRYVGLPILLPSFLGATVLLFGNAFGAYATAEALTGSKVDVVTRVISRQIRGDVLYNPGLSYALAFGMVVILAISIALYVGLQRVTARWLR; encoded by the coding sequence ATGGATACCACGATCGCCGCTCCCAGAACCAAGCCGGCCGGCCCACCGGTGTCGTGGGCCTGGCTGGGGACGCTGCCGTTCTTTCTGTTCGTCTTCGCCTTCCTTCTGCTGCCCTCGCTGACGATCATGGCCGGCGCATTTCGCAACCCGAATGGCAACTTCACGCTCGACAACATCGCCGGGCTCTTCCAACCGCTCATCCTGGAGTCGTATCGCACCAGCATCGAGTTGAGCGTCGTTACAGCGGTGGTCGGCGCGAGCCTAGGCGCGTTGCTGGCCTACGCGATTACCTGGGGCGGTCTCTCGGGCCGCATTCGCTCGGGCGTCATCACCTTCAGCAGCGTGGCGGCGAACTTCGGCGGTATCCCGCTGGCGTTTGCCTTCATTACTTTGCTCGGTCGCACCGGCGCGCTGCCGGTCTTCCTCCGCAATGTCTTCGGCATTGACCTATATGCTGCCGGCTTCAGCATCTACACCGTGCAGGGCTTGATCCTGGCCTATCTGTATTTTCAATTCCCGCTCATGCTGCTGATCATGGTGCCGGCGTTCGATGGGTTGAAGCGGGAGTGGCTCGAGGCCGCTACGAACCTGGGCGGCACGCCGTTCGACTTCTGGCGCTATGTTGGCCTTCCGATTTTGTTGCCGTCGTTCCTGGGTGCGACGGTGTTGTTGTTCGGCAACGCCTTCGGCGCCTATGCCACCGCCGAAGCGCTCACCGGCAGCAAGGTGGACGTGGTGACCCGCGTGATCAGCCGACAAATTCGCGGTGATGTGCTCTACAACCCCGGCTTGAGCTATGCGCTGGCCTTCGGCATGGTCGTGATCCTGGCGATATCCATCGCGTTGTATGTTGGGTTGCAGCGCGTCACAGCGCGCTGGTTGCGTTAA